A region from the Hypomesus transpacificus isolate Combined female chromosome 11, fHypTra1, whole genome shotgun sequence genome encodes:
- the LOC124473719 gene encoding guanine nucleotide-binding protein G(I)/G(S)/G(O) subunit gamma-4 codes for MSAMKDGIANNSTASISQARKAVEQLKMEACMDRIKVSKAAADLMAYCDAHIREDPLIIPVPASENPFREKKFFCTIL; via the exons AT GAGTGCCATGAAGGACGGCATCGCCAACAACAGCACAGCCAGCATCTCCCAGGCCAGGAAAGCAGTGGAGCAGCTGAAGATGGAGGCTTGCATGGACAGGATAAAG GTGTCGAAGGCGGCGGCAGACCTGATGGCGTACTGTGATGCACACATACGCGAGGATCCtctcatcatccctgtgcccgcCTCAGAGAACCCCTTTCGAGAGAAGAAGTTCTTCTGCACCATCCTCTGA